One genomic window of Mycteria americana isolate JAX WOST 10 ecotype Jacksonville Zoo and Gardens chromosome Z, USCA_MyAme_1.0, whole genome shotgun sequence includes the following:
- the LOC142402691 gene encoding aquaporin-3-like, which translates to MGRQKDILATIEEHLRIRNKLVRQALAECLGTLILVLFGCGSVAQVVLSRGTHGGFLTVNLAFGFAVMLGILISGQVSGGHLNPAVTFAMCFLAREPWIKLPVYALAQTLGAFLGAGIVFGLYYDAIWAFGSNQLYVIGQNATAGIFATYPSQHLDVVNGFFDQFIGTASLIVCVLAIVDPYNNPVPTGLEAFTVGFVVLVIGTSMGFNSGYAVNPARDFGPRLFTAIAGWGAEVFWTGKQWWWVPIVAPFLGAIAGVMVYQLMIGCHDEPSPPASEQETVKLANVKHKERV; encoded by the exons ATGGGGAGGCAAAAGGACATTCTTGCTACTATTGAGGAGCACCTGAGGATCAGAAACAAATTAGTCCGGCAAGCGCTGGCTGAGTGCTTGGGGACGCTGATCCTGGTG CTCTTTGGCTGTGGATCTGTTGCACAGGTCGTGCTCAGCAGAGGGACTCATGGAGGCTTCCTGACCGTGAACCTGGCCTTCGGCTTCGCTGTGATGCTCGGCATTTTGATCTCAGGACAGGTATCAG GTGGACATCTGAACCCAGCTGTCACTTTTGCCATGTGCTTCTTGGCCCGGGAGCCCTGGATCAAGCTACCAGTTTATGCCCTGGCCCAAACCCTGGGGGCTTTCCTGGGAGCTGGCATAGTCTTTGGGCTGTACTATG atgccaTCTGGGCTTTTGGCAGCAACCAGCTGTATGTAATAGGACAGAATGCCACTGCTGGTATCTTTGCCACCTACCCGTCTCAGCATCTGGACGTTGTGAATGGATTCTTTGACCAG ttcATTGGCACAGCCTCCCTGATTGTTTGTGTCTTGGCTATTGTTGATCCCTACAACAACCCTGTCCCCACGGGGCTGGAGGCTTTCACAGTTGGCTTTGTTGTCCTTGTTATTGGAACCTCCATGGGCTTCAACTCTGGCTACGCTGTCAACCCTGCCAGGGACTTTGGGCCTCGTCTCTTCACAGCCATTGCTGGCTGGGGTGCTGAAGTGTTCTG gactGGTAAACAGTGGTGGTGGGTTCCAATTGTTGCTCCTTTTCTTGGGGCCATTGCAGGAGTGATGGTCTATCAGCTGATGATTGGATGTCATGATGAGCCTTCTCCCCCTGCCTCTGAGCAGGAAACAGTCAAGCTGGCTAACGTGAAGCACAAGGAAAGGGTCTGA